A single window of Nicotiana sylvestris chromosome 3, ASM39365v2, whole genome shotgun sequence DNA harbors:
- the LOC104222716 gene encoding myb-related protein 330-like: protein MGRSPCCEKAHTNKGAWTKEEDQRLVNYIRSHGEGCWRSLPKAAGLQRCGKSCRLRWINYLRPDLKRGNFTEEEDDLIIKLHSLLGNKWSVIAGRLPGRTDNEIKNYWNTHIKRKLISRGLDPHTHRPLNTATATTAATATATKNICLDFRNTSVAATPLSLNDQNPTNYSSSLEEETKCSSSTTEERSPPLEPAAAPVAATEKSSGEVMINLELSIGLPCQAMVAQRRPTVAATELVERAVCLCWQIGSQRGQQFCGKCQTTNGFYRYC, encoded by the exons ATGGGACGTTCACCTTGTTGTGAGAAAGCTCATACAAATAAAGGAGCTTGGACTAAAGAAGAAGATCAACGCCTTGTTAATTATATTCGTTCTCATGGTGAAGGCTGTTGGCGTTCTCTCCCTAAAGCTGCAG GATTGCAAAGATGTGGAAAGAGCTGCAGATTGAGGTGGATAAATTATCTAAGGCCTGATCTGAAAAGAGGGAATTttactgaagaagaagatgatttgATCATCAAACTCCATAGTTTGCTTGGAAACAA ATGGTCTGTGATTGCCGGAAGATTACCAGGTAGAACTGATAATGAAATCAAGAATTATTGGAACACACACATTAAGAGAAAACTCATTAGCCGTGGCCTTGATCCACACACACACCGACCACTCAACACCGCCACCGCCACCACTGCCGCCACCGCCACCGCAACCAAAAACATATGCTTGGACTTTAGAAACACCTCAGTAGCAGCAACCCCTTTATCTCTAAATGATCAAAACCCCACAAATTATTCATCTTCACTTGAAGAAGAGACCAAATGCAGCAGTAGTACAACTGAGGAAAGATCGCCCCCCTTAGAGCCGGCGGCAGCTCCGGTGGCCGCTACGGAGAAAAGCTCCGGTGAAGTGATGATCAATCTTGAACTTTCAATTGGGCTTCCATGTCAGGCTATGGTGGCGCAACGGCGGCCGACGGTGGCAGCCACCGAGTTGGTGGAGAGAGCAGTGTGTTTGTGTTGGCAAATAGGATCTCAACGTGGTCAGCAGTTTTGTGGTAAATGTCAAACCACAAATGGATTTTACAGATATTGCTAA